The Sporosarcina ureae genome includes a region encoding these proteins:
- a CDS encoding alpha/beta hydrolase — protein sequence MSKHVHSFNKKFVEFNAEGITLRGWFYSPQSIDVSLPGIIMTHGYGSLKEMYVDKFAEKFASNGFAVLLYDHRNFGDSDGYPRQEINPYEQVLDYQHAITFMSSLEEVDSTRIGIWGSSYSGGHVLMVGAMDKRVRCIVSQVPTISGSQSSARRVSPIDVPALLNSFYEDRKARMQGGEPTYRKIVPEFEEDEGIYTDKDSVDWYLSSGALSPNWKNEVTIRSIELSRSYNPGNFISLISPTPLLLLVAGDDTITPTDLAVNAFEDAKEPKRLKIIDGHHFTPYLEKFEVYSNEAITWFKEHLSTIDETSDTNELTY from the coding sequence TTGAGTAAGCACGTTCATTCATTTAATAAAAAGTTTGTAGAGTTTAATGCGGAAGGAATTACATTAAGAGGTTGGTTTTACTCACCACAAAGTATTGACGTAAGTCTTCCTGGTATTATAATGACGCACGGCTATGGATCATTAAAAGAAATGTACGTAGATAAGTTCGCTGAAAAGTTTGCAAGTAATGGATTTGCGGTTCTTTTGTATGATCACCGGAACTTTGGGGATAGTGATGGATATCCGCGACAAGAAATTAACCCGTATGAACAAGTCCTTGATTACCAACACGCTATTACTTTTATGAGTTCATTAGAGGAAGTCGATAGTACCAGAATCGGTATATGGGGTTCTAGTTATAGTGGCGGACACGTATTAATGGTAGGAGCTATGGATAAACGAGTGCGTTGTATTGTCTCTCAGGTACCTACTATAAGTGGTTCTCAGTCTTCTGCAAGAAGAGTCTCACCTATTGATGTACCAGCATTATTAAATAGTTTTTATGAGGATCGGAAAGCACGTATGCAAGGCGGAGAGCCGACATACCGTAAGATCGTCCCTGAATTTGAGGAAGATGAAGGTATATATACAGACAAAGATTCTGTTGATTGGTATTTATCAAGTGGTGCACTTTCACCTAATTGGAAAAATGAAGTGACAATTCGTTCGATCGAACTGTCGCGTTCATATAATCCTGGTAATTTTATTTCTTTGATTTCACCTACACCACTTTTGCTGCTAGTTGCAGGTGATGATACGATTACACCGACTGATTTAGCAGTTAACGCTTTTGAAGATGCAAAAGAGCCTAAAAGACTAAAGATAATTGACGGACATCATTTTACGCCTTACTTGGAAAAATTTGAGGTGTACAGTAATGAAGCGATTACGTGGTTTAAAGAACATTTGAGCACAATAGACGAAACGTCAGATACTAATGAACTAACCTATTAA
- a CDS encoding alpha/beta fold hydrolase, with amino-acid sequence MPEYAENLVLIPGLNNTKQTWDGVLEALPKSINAFPVDVPAIPNIDEIAKELLKDLPERFHLIGHSFGGFVALSILANAPERVSALSLVGTNAQADSEAGKEFRKKAIARVEAGEYEEMVNASAHRTFHPDNLDNTKLQEIREQMLKDYGPERYIAHAKAIMEKPDRSSLLANTDIPYLFIASKDDVVVPLESTKAMLKDAPNAEFKTIEGTGHLAPLEQPEALAELLLPWLEK; translated from the coding sequence ATGCCTGAATATGCGGAAAATCTAGTTTTAATTCCTGGTTTAAATAACACAAAACAAACGTGGGATGGGGTATTGGAGGCACTACCAAAGTCAATTAATGCTTTCCCGGTAGACGTCCCTGCCATCCCTAACATAGATGAAATAGCTAAAGAATTGTTGAAAGACTTACCAGAAAGATTTCACTTAATCGGTCATTCATTTGGCGGTTTTGTGGCTTTATCCATTCTTGCCAACGCTCCAGAAAGAGTATCAGCACTTTCGTTAGTGGGGACCAATGCACAAGCAGATAGTGAAGCGGGAAAAGAGTTTAGAAAAAAAGCGATTGCAAGAGTGGAAGCCGGTGAATATGAAGAAATGGTAAATGCTTCAGCCCATCGTACATTCCACCCCGATAATTTAGATAATACTAAACTACAAGAAATCCGTGAACAAATGCTAAAAGATTATGGTCCGGAGCGCTATATTGCACATGCAAAAGCAATAATGGAAAAACCAGATCGAAGTTCTTTGCTGGCTAATACAGATATTCCATACTTATTCATAGCAAGTAAGGATGATGTAGTCGTTCCGTTAGAAAGTACAAAAGCCATGTTGAAGGATGCTCCTAACGCGGAGTTTAAAACAATTGAAGGAACAGGACACTTAGCACCACTTGAACAACCAGAAGCCCTTGCAGAATTGCTGTTACCTTGGTTAGAGAAATAG
- a CDS encoding Bug family tripartite tricarboxylate transporter substrate binding protein, with product MKKFTGIILSAILLLIVAGCSGKAESNSKDAGSGEGNFPENSITVLVPYAPGSFPDNSARKLTQLAESNLPNGQSFNIENVEGGGGIIAMTQLMNAKPDGYTIAYGSVSHVSVLPHMGDASFTHDSFQPIMKDFAPIPLLMVRTDAPYDNFDEWKEYVEANPGKFSYATTGPGSISNLNMVAVAKELNLDVKNITYEGGSQGITALLGKNIDGAVVMPSDALEHIEAGTLKPIVEFGPDTEYEDAKSLGDLDLPEGVQAFSMLFAPKGIPETELEVLHDAFKKAHESDEYKEYTENINAKQFYLNPEDSQKNVTETHELVGKLLKELGVIE from the coding sequence TTGAAAAAATTCACAGGAATTATTTTGTCAGCAATATTGTTGTTAATAGTCGCGGGGTGCTCAGGTAAAGCTGAATCCAATTCAAAAGATGCAGGATCAGGAGAGGGAAATTTTCCGGAAAATTCAATAACAGTGTTAGTTCCTTATGCTCCAGGATCGTTTCCCGATAATAGTGCTCGTAAACTAACGCAGCTAGCTGAAAGTAACTTGCCGAATGGTCAGTCCTTTAATATTGAAAACGTTGAAGGCGGCGGCGGAATTATCGCTATGACTCAGTTAATGAATGCTAAGCCAGACGGTTATACGATAGCTTATGGTTCAGTATCTCATGTTAGTGTGCTACCACATATGGGAGATGCATCATTTACTCATGATAGTTTCCAACCGATTATGAAAGATTTCGCACCCATCCCTTTACTGATGGTACGGACTGATGCTCCATATGATAACTTCGATGAATGGAAAGAATATGTAGAAGCTAATCCTGGTAAATTCTCCTATGCAACGACTGGACCAGGTAGTATTTCCAACTTGAACATGGTTGCTGTAGCAAAAGAACTTAATCTTGATGTTAAAAACATCACATATGAAGGTGGTTCACAAGGGATTACAGCGTTATTAGGTAAGAATATCGATGGGGCAGTTGTTATGCCGAGCGATGCATTAGAACATATTGAGGCTGGAACGTTAAAACCTATAGTTGAATTTGGCCCAGATACAGAATATGAAGATGCGAAATCGCTCGGAGACTTAGATCTGCCAGAAGGTGTACAGGCCTTCAGTATGTTGTTTGCACCGAAGGGAATTCCAGAAACAGAGCTAGAAGTATTACATGATGCTTTTAAGAAAGCACACGAAAGTGATGAATACAAAGAATACACAGAAAATATAAATGCGAAACAGTTTTATTTAAATCCTGAAGACTCGCAAAAAAATGTTACAGAAACGCATGAGTTAGTTGGTAAACTCTTAAAGGAACTCGGGGTCATTGAATAA
- a CDS encoding IclR family transcriptional regulator codes for MKILESESKPSQVPALDSSIKILELLATQGYQHAKLTEISEATGINVSTCLRILRTLEKKSYVVFSSNSKEYSLGTPLIALGNRAREVNDYIEVASGYLKELAKTGSTFVLVKRVRKSHLMYVAKEEPDLKVRLTVSAGDSFPITAGALGKCFYSYLDEEDAKNVLNDVMLNEHLKKYTEKSVITKQELNAQKSKILEEGIAESHEEYSLGISAYACPIFDSKGNIILGLGTYIPTSLINQIGIDDIKETMKSSAEEITKAINTLV; via the coding sequence TTGAAAATTTTGGAAAGCGAGAGCAAGCCAAGTCAAGTACCTGCGCTAGATTCTTCAATAAAGATACTTGAATTATTGGCAACACAGGGTTATCAGCACGCAAAGTTAACTGAGATATCAGAAGCGACTGGTATCAACGTCAGTACATGTTTAAGAATTTTGAGAACACTTGAAAAAAAGAGTTACGTTGTGTTTTCCAGCAATTCAAAAGAATATTCATTAGGTACACCGTTAATCGCATTAGGTAACCGCGCTCGAGAAGTTAATGATTATATAGAAGTAGCTAGTGGATATTTGAAAGAATTAGCTAAAACAGGCTCAACTTTTGTTTTAGTAAAAAGAGTTCGTAAATCACATCTTATGTATGTAGCAAAAGAAGAGCCTGATCTGAAAGTACGGCTAACCGTTTCAGCAGGTGATTCATTCCCGATTACGGCTGGTGCACTCGGTAAATGTTTTTACTCATATTTAGACGAAGAAGATGCTAAAAACGTTTTAAATGATGTCATGTTGAATGAGCACTTAAAGAAGTACACGGAGAAATCGGTTATTACAAAGCAAGAATTGAATGCGCAAAAATCAAAAATCCTCGAAGAAGGTATAGCTGAAAGCCATGAAGAGTATTCATTAGGTATATCAGCATATGCATGTCCAATATTTGATAGCAAAGGAAATATCATATTGGGATTGGGCACATATATTCCCACTTCATTAATTAATCAAATTGGGATAGATGATATTAAAGAAACAATGAAGTCATCTGCAGAAGAAATTACAAAAGCGATCAATACTCTAGTTTAA
- a CDS encoding 3-keto-5-aminohexanoate cleavage protein produces MEKLIITVAPTGTGTTREDTPYLPLTPKEIADEVHLAYEAGAAIAHMHVRDEEGKPSMDKEIYRDLVERVKEKCGNELIISLTSAGKHGISDEERLEFCDLSPDFGSLDAGSLNLKNFVFMNSPQFLEKLAKKMQENNVKPEIEVFHPGMISNAQKLIDAGLITGSLHYSIVLGADGGMPATPKSLLYFLDSLPEGASWGVVAFKNQLAMNTLAISLGGHVRVGMEDYAYIRPGVLAKTNAEFVEQIKKIAHEFGREIATPAEAREMLLGSNN; encoded by the coding sequence ATGGAAAAACTAATTATTACCGTTGCACCTACAGGAACTGGCACGACAAGAGAAGACACACCGTATCTTCCCCTTACACCAAAAGAAATCGCAGATGAGGTACATCTAGCTTATGAAGCAGGCGCGGCAATTGCGCACATGCATGTCCGTGATGAAGAAGGTAAACCCTCGATGGACAAGGAAATCTATCGCGACTTAGTAGAACGTGTGAAAGAAAAATGTGGTAATGAACTTATTATTAGTTTAACTTCTGCAGGTAAGCATGGAATTTCAGATGAAGAGCGTTTAGAGTTTTGTGATCTCTCACCTGATTTTGGTTCATTAGATGCAGGTTCACTTAACTTGAAGAATTTCGTGTTTATGAACTCTCCTCAATTTTTAGAAAAGCTTGCTAAAAAGATGCAAGAAAATAATGTGAAGCCAGAAATTGAAGTATTTCACCCTGGAATGATTTCTAATGCTCAAAAATTAATTGATGCAGGTTTAATTACGGGTTCATTACATTACTCAATCGTATTAGGGGCGGATGGTGGAATGCCTGCAACACCTAAAAGTTTACTTTACTTTTTAGATTCACTACCTGAAGGTGCAAGTTGGGGAGTGGTTGCTTTTAAAAACCAATTAGCTATGAATACGCTAGCAATAAGCCTTGGAGGGCATGTTCGTGTAGGTATGGAAGACTATGCTTATATTAGACCAGGTGTATTAGCGAAGACAAATGCCGAGTTTGTTGAACAAATTAAAAAAATTGCTCATGAATTTGGACGAGAAATTGCTACACCTGCAGAGGCAAGAGAAATGTTACTTGGAAGCAATAACTAA
- the groL gene encoding chaperonin GroEL (60 kDa chaperone family; promotes refolding of misfolded polypeptides especially under stressful conditions; forms two stacked rings of heptamers to form a barrel-shaped 14mer; ends can be capped by GroES; misfolded proteins enter the barrel where they are refolded when GroES binds), giving the protein MAKYMKFEEDARKLMLQGVEKVANVVKVTLGPKGRNVVLQQEVGPPLIVNDGATITKELKFENPFENIGAQLLIQVASQTNVVAGDGTTTSTVLAEAMIKEGLKNIIAGANPVYVRRGIEKALTVATTELQKLSKEVGGKDSIAQIATVSSGDGKIGDIIAEAMEHVGKDGVITLEKSRGFTIDLKVTDGTQFNQGYSSARMVTDERKMEAVLKDPYILITDYSINKIQDVLPVIEFTIEKNRPLLIIAENISEEAIGSIIFNRIKGIFDVTTIKAPGFGQRQKAMLEDLAILTGGQVITKDLGLDLQSMTMEDLGYAEKIVVSKSTTIIIGSGGKQSDIESHVNSIYEQHNNSSMNPEDQKFLRERLGKLANGIATIQVGAYTDAALQDQMLRIRDALSSTHAAVEEGIVPGGGVAYLNIYKKVIKLLDTTTEDEHVGVKLFLRALEEPVRQIALNAGYLNSSVLVERLKTESDGVGFDALSGEWVDMWEQGIVDPTKVTRTALQNASSVAAMFITTEASIVIKPGDEDMYSDDMSDMVHHHH; this is encoded by the coding sequence ATGGCGAAATATATGAAGTTCGAAGAAGACGCACGAAAACTTATGTTACAAGGAGTTGAAAAAGTAGCGAATGTAGTAAAAGTAACACTTGGCCCCAAAGGTAGAAATGTCGTTCTACAACAAGAAGTAGGCCCCCCTTTAATCGTAAATGATGGAGCAACCATTACTAAGGAGCTGAAATTCGAAAATCCTTTTGAAAATATAGGTGCACAGTTACTGATCCAAGTGGCGTCACAAACGAATGTCGTCGCGGGTGATGGAACAACGACATCTACTGTATTGGCTGAAGCAATGATCAAAGAAGGATTGAAAAATATTATTGCAGGGGCCAATCCTGTATATGTCCGAAGAGGAATTGAAAAAGCATTGACTGTTGCGACTACAGAGTTACAAAAGCTATCAAAAGAAGTGGGGGGTAAGGACTCGATAGCCCAGATTGCCACGGTATCTTCGGGTGACGGTAAGATTGGCGATATTATTGCCGAAGCGATGGAACATGTGGGTAAGGACGGAGTTATTACTCTCGAAAAATCAAGAGGATTTACTATTGATCTTAAAGTAACGGATGGAACACAGTTTAATCAAGGTTATAGTTCTGCACGTATGGTAACTGACGAGAGAAAAATGGAAGCAGTTTTAAAAGATCCATATATCCTAATTACCGACTACAGTATTAACAAGATACAAGACGTATTACCAGTGATTGAATTTACTATTGAAAAAAACAGGCCGCTTTTAATTATTGCTGAAAACATTTCAGAAGAAGCTATTGGAAGTATTATCTTTAATAGAATTAAAGGAATTTTCGACGTTACAACAATTAAAGCTCCAGGTTTTGGCCAGAGACAAAAGGCTATGTTAGAAGATTTAGCTATCTTAACTGGAGGTCAGGTTATTACGAAAGATTTAGGGTTAGATTTACAATCAATGACTATGGAGGATCTAGGCTATGCAGAGAAAATCGTAGTTTCGAAAAGTACTACAATAATTATTGGCAGTGGCGGCAAACAAAGTGACATTGAATCACATGTGAATTCTATTTATGAACAACACAATAACTCATCTATGAATCCTGAAGATCAAAAGTTCTTAAGAGAACGTTTAGGCAAATTGGCTAACGGTATTGCAACTATTCAAGTCGGGGCATATACAGACGCGGCACTACAGGATCAAATGCTTCGTATTCGTGATGCATTAAGTTCTACTCACGCTGCCGTAGAAGAAGGAATTGTACCTGGCGGTGGCGTCGCATATTTAAATATTTACAAAAAAGTAATTAAGCTCTTAGACACAACAACTGAAGATGAGCATGTCGGAGTGAAGCTTTTTTTACGAGCGCTTGAAGAACCAGTCCGCCAAATCGCTTTAAATGCAGGATATCTAAATTCGTCAGTACTTGTAGAACGTTTGAAAACGGAAAGTGATGGGGTTGGATTTGATGCACTTAGTGGCGAATGGGTAGATATGTGGGAACAAGGAATTGTTGATCCTACTAAGGTGACACGTACTGCACTTCAAAATGCTTCATCTGTTGCAGCGATGTTTATTACAACGGAGGCTAGTATTGTAATTAAGCCGGGTGATGAGGATATGTATTCTGATGACATGAGTGATATGGTTCATCATCATCATTAA
- a CDS encoding amidohydrolase family protein, whose amino-acid sequence MFDVHSHFIPEKVLQWVELNQDKVNARWVSKGENQPDLMIINDKWAFTLSEAFINEDLHRSEQIKAGIQHTLVSPLPQLFLYDFPPEITAELSSIYNREIMHLVERNKDVYSGLATIPLNDPELAAKELKCAMEAGLKGAIIGTGVSELLLTDSSFLPVWEEADRLGAILFIHPLLSEDRRLEKRRMSTLSGVLWETTVCSTDILLSGYLDRFRNVKIILAHGGGFLPYQIGRLNRGYEQWDDVSQVLKAPPIDYLKRFWFDSVLWNKEAHDYLLSIVGVDRVLPGSDFPFEISEFPPNHSDQTAWKKLFL is encoded by the coding sequence ATGTTTGATGTTCATTCGCATTTTATTCCGGAAAAGGTCCTTCAATGGGTAGAGCTAAATCAAGACAAAGTGAATGCGCGTTGGGTTAGCAAGGGAGAAAATCAACCTGACTTGATGATTATTAATGATAAGTGGGCATTTACTTTATCAGAAGCCTTTATTAATGAAGATTTACATCGTTCTGAGCAAATAAAGGCTGGTATTCAACATACACTCGTGTCACCATTGCCACAACTGTTCTTATATGACTTTCCACCAGAAATCACAGCAGAACTATCATCTATATATAACAGAGAAATTATGCATTTAGTAGAACGAAATAAAGATGTATATTCTGGATTGGCAACTATTCCACTTAATGATCCCGAACTTGCTGCAAAAGAATTAAAATGTGCAATGGAAGCGGGTTTAAAGGGAGCAATCATCGGTACAGGAGTATCGGAATTACTATTAACTGATAGCTCGTTTTTGCCGGTATGGGAAGAAGCGGATCGTTTAGGTGCTATTCTCTTTATTCATCCATTGCTCAGTGAAGATCGTCGTCTTGAAAAAAGAAGGATGTCTACGCTAAGTGGTGTACTTTGGGAAACGACAGTTTGTAGTACGGATATTTTACTAAGTGGTTACTTAGACAGATTTAGAAATGTGAAAATTATTTTAGCGCATGGCGGTGGCTTCTTGCCTTACCAGATAGGACGTTTGAACAGAGGGTATGAACAATGGGATGACGTTTCTCAGGTTTTGAAAGCACCACCAATTGATTATCTAAAACGATTTTGGTTTGATTCAGTTTTATGGAATAAGGAAGCACATGATTATCTACTATCTATCGTGGGTGTAGATCGGGTATTACCGGGATCTGACTTTCCTTTTGAAATTAGTGAGTTTCCGCCAAATCACTCAGATCAAACAGCATGGAAAAAACTGTTTTTGTAA
- a CDS encoding NAD-dependent succinate-semialdehyde dehydrogenase → MYINGKWLRTESELEIKNPATGEVVDTVYLVGEEETKQAIDAATDAFPLWSGLTSEDRSKHIHNVVAKLEEKKEHLAQVITKEMGKSIHNARYEVGSTISFFKWYAEEARRVYGEVMPISAKNKRAHVIKQPVGVVAAITPWNFPLSMGARKLGPALAVGCTVVLKPSSEAPLSSLELFKIFDEAGLPKGVVNLVIGKSEEIAKVIMESKDVRKLTFTGSTNVGKQLIRQSADTVKQVSMELGGHAPFIVFDDADLDLAVQGVMGSKFASSGQQCVCTNRVYVQEGVYEEFSEKFKTAVRNMKVGNGLDEANQMGSLVNEKAVHSVHSQVVDAVEKGAKVLVGGKRLEEDEYSNGYFYAPTVLGNVTEDMDITKIETFGPVAPLISFTSEAEVIQKANDIEYGLASYFYTNDLSRTHRVSEKLEYGMVGVNDPAPFSMQAPFGGIKESGLGRESGKYGLEDYLTTKAVSVMFNTEEQ, encoded by the coding sequence ATGTATATAAATGGAAAATGGTTGAGAACAGAATCTGAATTAGAAATAAAAAATCCTGCAACAGGTGAAGTGGTTGATACTGTTTACTTAGTAGGTGAAGAAGAAACTAAACAGGCTATTGACGCAGCCACAGATGCTTTTCCTTTATGGTCAGGACTGACATCAGAAGATCGTAGCAAGCATATCCATAACGTTGTTGCAAAGTTGGAAGAAAAAAAAGAACATCTTGCTCAAGTAATTACGAAAGAAATGGGTAAATCCATTCACAATGCGAGATATGAAGTAGGCAGTACAATATCATTCTTCAAATGGTATGCAGAAGAAGCTCGTCGTGTCTACGGCGAAGTCATGCCTATATCTGCAAAAAATAAACGTGCTCATGTTATTAAACAACCAGTGGGCGTAGTTGCAGCCATTACTCCTTGGAACTTCCCTTTATCTATGGGTGCAAGAAAGCTGGGTCCAGCGCTGGCAGTTGGTTGTACGGTAGTATTAAAACCATCTTCCGAGGCACCGCTATCATCACTTGAGTTATTCAAAATATTTGATGAGGCAGGATTACCAAAAGGTGTCGTTAACTTAGTGATTGGAAAGTCGGAAGAAATTGCTAAAGTAATTATGGAAAGTAAAGATGTGCGGAAATTAACATTCACAGGATCAACTAATGTCGGAAAACAACTAATCCGTCAATCGGCTGATACAGTGAAACAAGTATCCATGGAATTAGGTGGCCATGCACCATTTATAGTTTTTGACGATGCAGATCTTGATTTAGCCGTTCAAGGTGTCATGGGAAGTAAGTTTGCTTCTAGCGGTCAACAATGTGTATGTACAAACCGTGTATATGTTCAAGAAGGGGTATATGAAGAATTCTCAGAGAAATTCAAAACCGCTGTCCGTAATATGAAAGTCGGCAATGGATTAGATGAGGCAAATCAAATGGGCTCACTTGTTAATGAAAAGGCAGTACATAGTGTACATAGTCAAGTAGTTGACGCAGTGGAAAAAGGAGCAAAAGTACTTGTTGGCGGTAAAAGACTCGAAGAAGATGAATATTCAAATGGGTACTTTTATGCGCCCACAGTTTTAGGAAATGTAACTGAGGATATGGATATTACTAAAATAGAAACATTTGGGCCTGTAGCTCCATTAATTTCATTTACTTCAGAAGCAGAAGTTATTCAAAAAGCAAATGATATTGAATATGGCTTAGCATCTTATTTTTATACAAATGACTTGTCGCGTACACACCGTGTTTCCGAGAAACTAGAGTATGGCATGGTCGGAGTGAATGATCCAGCGCCATTCTCCATGCAAGCGCCATTTGGTGGGATAAAGGAAAGTGGTCTAGGACGCGAAAGTGGTAAGTATGGATTAGAAGATTATTTAACAACCAAAGCCGTATCTGTCATGTTTAATACAGAAGAGCAGTAA
- a CDS encoding carotenoid oxygenase family protein, with the protein MIKVENEVKLTIAEDETNPFLLEHFESVGKEYTATTESLEVIGEIPKDLNGIYVRNGHNQVHAPMGIYHPFDGDGMIHAVHFEDGKATYRNRFVRTTGFLAEEAAQKSLWSGILEPHLTTRQGWGSMGTMKDNAGTDVIAHGGKLLASMSQCSEINRMDPVTLEMLEPDAWNNTVAPQGICSHFKVDNDTGELMFFNFSETYPYMNYGVVGPDSELKHYVPIDLPGIRWPHDLGVTKNYSILHDLPFIFDPKLLEKGERKVTFFDDMPARFGIIPRHGTNEDIKWFEAKSCFILHLSNCYEDGDNVIMEGCVTFNPGKPEVGKQGNNATDKIKQAMNKTATEYRMYRWTFNLKTGKTKEEFLDEEATEFPVVSNDYVGKKYRYSYNSTLNSDINKPWYLTGLIKYDLQEGTSQKYEYGEDRLGSEPHIARRTNAVEEDDGYLITLVTDLKKNQSECLILNASDLTQGPVARIILPHRIPTGAHGAWVEEARIKGELVI; encoded by the coding sequence ATGATTAAAGTTGAAAATGAAGTCAAGTTAACAATTGCCGAGGATGAAACAAATCCATTTTTACTTGAACACTTCGAATCCGTTGGGAAAGAGTACACTGCGACAACTGAAAGCTTAGAAGTAATTGGAGAGATTCCGAAAGACTTAAATGGGATTTACGTTCGTAACGGACATAACCAAGTACATGCGCCGATGGGTATTTATCATCCCTTCGATGGAGATGGCATGATTCACGCAGTACATTTTGAAGATGGAAAAGCTACTTATCGTAACCGCTTCGTTCGTACCACTGGATTTTTAGCGGAGGAAGCTGCTCAGAAGTCACTTTGGTCTGGTATTTTAGAACCCCATTTAACTACACGTCAAGGTTGGGGAAGCATGGGGACAATGAAAGATAATGCGGGTACAGACGTTATTGCGCATGGCGGTAAATTATTAGCGTCGATGTCACAGTGTAGTGAAATCAATCGTATGGATCCAGTCACGTTAGAAATGCTTGAACCAGATGCATGGAATAACACGGTTGCACCACAAGGTATTTGTTCACACTTTAAAGTAGATAACGATACTGGAGAATTAATGTTCTTTAACTTCAGCGAAACATATCCCTATATGAATTATGGCGTTGTAGGACCTGATAGTGAATTGAAGCATTATGTTCCAATCGATTTACCAGGTATACGTTGGCCGCATGATCTTGGAGTCACAAAAAATTATTCGATTCTTCATGACTTACCATTTATATTTGATCCGAAGTTATTGGAAAAAGGAGAACGTAAAGTAACATTCTTCGATGATATGCCTGCTAGATTTGGTATCATCCCACGTCATGGAACAAACGAAGACATTAAATGGTTTGAAGCAAAATCTTGTTTCATTTTACATTTATCGAACTGTTACGAAGATGGCGATAACGTTATAATGGAAGGTTGCGTAACATTTAATCCAGGAAAACCTGAAGTAGGTAAACAGGGCAACAATGCAACGGATAAAATTAAACAAGCTATGAATAAGACAGCCACAGAATACAGAATGTATCGTTGGACATTCAATTTAAAGACAGGGAAAACGAAAGAAGAGTTCCTAGACGAGGAAGCAACGGAATTCCCTGTGGTTAGTAATGATTATGTCGGTAAAAAGTATCGTTATAGTTATAATTCAACGTTGAACTCAGATATAAATAAACCTTGGTATCTAACTGGGCTTATAAAATATGACTTACAAGAGGGTACAAGTCAAAAGTATGAATATGGTGAAGATCGTTTAGGAAGTGAACCACATATCGCACGACGTACAAATGCAGTGGAAGAAGACGATGGCTACTTAATCACACTAGTAACAGATTTGAAGAAAAATCAATCTGAATGTCTAATTCTTAATGCAAGCGATTTAACACAAGGACCAGTAGCGAGAATTATTTTACCGCACAGAATTCCAACTGGTGCACATGGAGCTTGGGTCGAAGAGGCGCGAATTAAAGGGGAATTAGTTATATAA